The Nostoc sp. UHCC 0302 genome includes a window with the following:
- a CDS encoding ATP-binding protein translates to MTIDLLEFFQRTDPSRTLQVNQGLDKKYYIDFSPVRGGDIIGKLKQKITFFKVNEPTCTLFTGHIGCGKSTELVRLQVELEALDFHVVYFESSEDLEMTDVDIADVLLAIAHRVSQSLEKITLSEPNKFHELLQGALRALDSEVTGLKLKTPVGDVGLSTEKEKFSLALGIGEITAKTKSNPILREKLNQYLGPQKTRLLEAINRELLEPAIAKLKQQGKRGLVVIVDNLDRIDNRIKPWGRPQQEYMFVDQGEFLTKLNCHLVFTMPLALKFSNDYGTLTQRFPEDPKVLPMVPVQWPDGSIHEQGMGLMQQMVLARAFPDLQPDERLNYISEIFDSAETLERLCRASGGHVRDLLRLLNTWIQEEMTLPLSRNTLEQVIRSRRNEMTMPISDSEWQLLRYVKQKKKVSDDQGYQKLIRSRFVFEYRDGGESWFDLNPILAEAADLNN, encoded by the coding sequence ATGACCATAGATTTACTAGAGTTTTTCCAGCGAACAGACCCCAGCCGGACTTTACAGGTCAATCAAGGTTTAGATAAGAAGTACTACATTGATTTCTCCCCAGTGAGAGGCGGCGATATTATTGGCAAGCTGAAGCAGAAAATTACGTTCTTCAAAGTGAACGAACCGACCTGCACCCTGTTCACTGGACATATCGGCTGCGGGAAATCGACAGAATTAGTCAGGCTACAGGTGGAACTAGAGGCGCTGGACTTCCACGTGGTGTATTTTGAATCCAGCGAAGATTTGGAAATGACCGATGTAGACATTGCAGATGTGTTACTGGCGATCGCCCATCGTGTAAGCCAAAGCCTGGAGAAAATCACACTCTCTGAACCGAACAAATTCCACGAACTACTGCAAGGGGCATTGAGGGCGCTAGACTCCGAGGTGACGGGGTTGAAGCTAAAAACACCAGTTGGTGATGTTGGCTTGTCTACTGAAAAAGAAAAATTCTCCCTCGCTTTAGGAATTGGGGAAATCACAGCGAAGACGAAAAGCAACCCGATACTGCGGGAGAAACTCAACCAGTACTTGGGGCCACAGAAAACTAGACTCCTCGAAGCGATTAATCGAGAACTGCTAGAGCCAGCGATCGCCAAACTAAAGCAGCAGGGGAAAAGAGGACTGGTGGTGATAGTCGATAACCTCGACCGCATAGACAACCGGATTAAGCCGTGGGGTCGTCCACAACAAGAATATATGTTCGTGGATCAGGGGGAGTTTTTGACAAAGCTCAACTGCCATTTGGTTTTCACAATGCCCCTGGCGCTGAAGTTCTCCAATGATTACGGAACGCTGACCCAAAGATTCCCAGAAGACCCGAAGGTACTGCCGATGGTTCCAGTGCAATGGCCAGACGGTAGCATACATGAGCAGGGGATGGGGCTGATGCAGCAGATGGTACTGGCAAGGGCATTTCCCGATTTACAACCAGATGAGCGGTTAAACTACATTAGTGAAATCTTTGACAGTGCAGAAACCTTAGAACGTTTGTGCAGAGCGAGTGGTGGTCATGTACGAGATTTGCTCAGGTTGCTGAATACCTGGATTCAGGAAGAAATGACACTGCCGCTCTCCCGTAATACCCTGGAGCAAGTGATTCGCTCTCGACGCAATGAGATGACAATGCCGATTTCAGATTCGGAGTGGCAGTTACTACGTTATGTTAAGCAGAAGAAGAAAGTCAGTGATGACCAAGGCTACCAAAAGCTGATCCGTAGTAGATTTGTGTTTGAATATCGAGATGGGGGCGAATCCTGGTTTGATTTAAACCCGATTTTGGCAGAAGCGGCAGACTTAAACAATTGA